The DNA window CATCTTGAAGGCAAGTGTTTCACCTCCAAACTCTTCAGCTTCTAGCACAGAGTGGGCCACACACTATGTGCCCATGttgagtgaaggaatgaatgagtgcatAAGTGAATGAAGAAACACCAGCGCTGTCAGCAGATCCAGACTTTATCTCCCGACCCCCAGGCTCCTATCGGGGCCTCCCAACCTTCCCAgatcccctcccttccctttccacaGCAGTACATGACACCAGCAGTACCAAAAAGGCAAACTGGACTTTATTATAAAGTTGGCTACAAAGTCACCGCAGCACCACGAAGCGGCCACCTGGGCAGGCCCAGGCAGTCTGGCAGCCGGGTGAGTCCCGCACCAGGTACACGCACTCGTGCAAGCACACGTGTGACAGCGGCAGGTCTGCCTTCCTCCATCGGAAAGGAATGTAGCGTCTCttcgcgccccccaccccaggcgcgGGGCGCAAAAGTCACAAGAAGGGCCGCCAGGGCGGCAGAGTCCATCGGAATTGAAATCCCGTTACTGGTGTGTAGAGAATTCTACGTGGGTGTCAAGAGCCCCTCGGGGCACAGGCTGGCCCAGGTGGGCGCTGCCTTTCCCCCACCAAGGCCCAGGGGTGGCTTGGCCCCCAGGAGTGGAGAACTGGCCCAGGCCCATGGGGTAGTGTGGGGAGCGGGGGAGTGAGACTCCCCCATTCTCCGCTTGAAAATCCCATTCAAGGAAACTCACTACGAGTGAATACAGATTGAAATGGAAACTGAGATTGCTTGAagtctctaaattttaaaaagaagctccctcccttgccctcccacctcccccccccaaatcctGCAGGGCCTAGGGAATCAGATATATCCCCCTCTGGCCCCCAGAATCCCCCCAACTGTCCCGGGGGGGTGGAGAGCGGCTCCACGTCTTGATGACAATATGCCATACTTGACGACGTTAAGTCACAGACTTATTCAAAACGTTGGTTCCCCTCCACTTccatctggagagagagagagagagagaaagagagatgacaGTCAGTAAGACCATTAGGAAAGAGAGGTTAAGGATGTGgtgcactgttggcacagagtaggGGCTTCAGATATGTTGGTCCAATGACTGAGTGATCACCAGAGGCTCAGCAAGGTAAGGGAGCAATTTGGGTGGATGGAGTGAAACTACAACTGTAGTTTTGGAAAGGATGGAGCCATGAGCAAGGAGCCTCCAATTGGCCAGGGACTAagtttcactttctttctctcccaaactTCTACAAACCTTTGCTCTGTATTCTCTTTAAGGTGTAAGAATGCTAAGATAGAACACTAATCCTTCTTCCTTCAATTTGttatgtgaccttaggcaagtttctttctttaactcTGGGACCTtagttttcttcatctgtaaaatgggtggtAATAGCTGGTCTAGGTCCCTCACGGAATTAAGAAGCACAAACCATTACCAAGGCTTCTCTTGTATTGCAGaccacccctgcccctggcctctAGGCACACTTGTCCAGAACATCTGTGCTAAGTTTTTCACTAGTTCTTATCCTCACTGCTACCCTGGGCAGCAGGTGTTGTTATCCTATTAATAAAATTCGGGCACAGAAAGGGGAATTTACTCATCTAATTCCACCTGTGTCTCACTGGCAGGACAGGGACTTGAGTTTCTGAATATTTTGGTTGGACTTACCTTCATGGAAGCTGTCTTGAACTTGGCTCTGGAGTTGATGCAACTCATCAGTAAACCCATCGTAGGGGAATGCTGAGACACCTGTCTCAAAGGCGGTTTCATATGTGGCCAGGTCCTCCAGGAAGCTGTGGTCTTCTGGGGACAGGTTGTTGCAAGGCGATGAGGCCCCTTCTGGGACCGCTGCCTCAGGATCCCCTGAACTCCATTCCCCATTGGGGTCTGGGGTAGAGAGATCCATGAATATGTCTTCCACGGGCGTCTCTTCCAGGAATATGTTATCAGGGTCAGCCAGGAAATCCAGCTCCTGGCATTTCCAGGGTTTCAGGTCCAGGCTGAGCACAGGGGGACCAGCCCCCGGCAGGGACAGGTTGGAGTCCAGAGGCTCCAGACCTCCAAGTGGCTCCAGCCCGCCTGTGCCAGCCTCAGCTGAGAAGGGCCTGTCCATGCCCTGAGCCAATTGGCTGATCTGCTGGATGAGGCGGTCTATCTCATTCTGCTCCTTCTCAGAGTAGTGGAAGAAACTCTGTTTGACTGGAGAGGCCTCGGGTGTAAGCAGGCCTTCGGGCACCAGAGGGACATCCACAGAGAGGGGGCCCCGCAGCTGGGCTAGGGCCAGGAGCGTGCAGTCCCCATTACCAGGGCTGCTAGGACTTGGGGGCAACTTCTCATAGAGAAAACTGCATCCCTCCTGGGTGAAGTAAGTCTTGGTGGGATTGGGGCTCAGTTGCTCTGGGAAGGTTTGGCTGGGGCTGTTGAGGTGTGCTTGGAATGCCGTGCTGGGAGGAGTCAGTTGTTCATGGGCAGGACTGCCCAGAGGCTCTGGGAAGGTGGCAGTACTGGGAAGCAGCTGGTCTGGGAAGGCAGAGGTGCAGGGAGTCAGTTGATCTTCATAGCTTCTGGCTGAGCTTTCAGTCAGCCGGCCTTGAAGTGGGCTCATCAGTGGATCTGGGAAGGTTGCACTGCTTGGTGTCAGTTGATCAGAAAAGGTGGCAGTGCTTGGAGTCAGCTGTTCTTGTAGAGAGCTGGATGGAGTGGACAAGTGGGTCTGGAAGGGCTCATGGAGGCTGAAGAGGAAGGCACAGCCTCCTGGCTGGTGGGGTGTGTAGGGCGGAGTGCACACAAGATCCTTGCTCAGGTCTGCTTGAAGAGAAGGCTCAGGGCCAGATGGGAATGGCAGGTAACTAAAGCCCAGCTCTTTTTGGGATTGGGGAAGCTCTTCTGAGGTGGAGGCAGCACTCAGCTCTGGTGCCCTGGAGAAACTGGTGCTTCTGGGAGCTCCCAAGGCTGGGGGGAAGAGTGGGTTGGGGCTGGAGCACTGCTCTTGAGAAATGATGTTCTCAGGGAATGAGGACAACATGGTTGGGGTGCCCAGAACATAGGCTGCCTGGGTGTTTTCAGAGTTCAGCTGCTGGcggaggctccaggcttctgtgtcactggagaagagaaaagaggcagaTGGTAAGGGTCTGGTGGTCTTTCCCAGAGCAGTTTCTGATTTTTAACGCCTCCATGGCCCACCTCAGTTGCCCTCCCAGCTCCTGACTTGCAACTCACCTGATTGGGTAGTTATTAGCAGTAATGGGGCCCTCTGGACCTTCTGAGTATAATAGGCAATAAATCCATGCCCAGCCTCCAGGCTTGGCCTGCAGTCTCACCACCATCTCTGC is part of the Suricata suricatta isolate VVHF042 chromosome 11, meerkat_22Aug2017_6uvM2_HiC, whole genome shotgun sequence genome and encodes:
- the NPAS4 gene encoding neuronal PAS domain-containing protein 4 isoform X2, with amino-acid sequence MLIHLEPTGQETLFSQLSVLHWSQDLALALALALPHSSWPCSRAVMLRTWRCWTSLRVAESGDIQAEMVVRLQAKPGGWAWIYCLLYSEGPEGPITANNYPISDTEAWSLRQQLNSENTQAAYVLGTPTMLSSFPENIISQEQCSSPNPLFPPALGAPRSTSFSRAPELSAASTSEELPQSQKELGFSYLPFPSGPEPSLQADLSKDLVCTPPYTPHQPGGCAFLFSLHEPFQTHLSTPSSSLQEQLTPSTATFSDQLTPSSATFPDPLMSPLQGRLTESSARSYEDQLTPCTSAFPDQLLPSTATFPEPLGSPAHEQLTPPSTAFQAHLNSPSQTFPEQLSPNPTKTYFTQEGCSFLYEKLPPSPSSPGNGDCTLLALAQLRGPLSVDVPLVPEGLLTPEASPVKQSFFHYSEKEQNEIDRLIQQISQLAQGMDRPFSAEAGTGGLEPLGGLEPLDSNLSLPGAGPPVLSLDLKPWKCQELDFLADPDNIFLEETPVEDIFMDLSTPDPNGEWSSGDPEAAVPEGASSPCNNLSPEDHSFLEDLATYETAFETGVSAFPYDGFTDELHQLQSQVQDSFHEDGSGGEPTF
- the NPAS4 gene encoding neuronal PAS domain-containing protein 4 isoform X1, yielding MYRSTKGASKARRDQINAEIRNLKELLPLAEADKVRLSYLHIMSLACIYTRKGVFFAGGTPLAGPTGLLSSQELEDIVAALPGFLLVFTAEGKLLYLSESVSEHLGHSMVDLVAQGDSIYDIIDPADHLTVRQQLTLPSALDTDRLFRCRFNTSKSLRRQSAGNKLVLIRGRFHAHPPGAYWAGNPVFTAFCAPLEPRPRPGPGPGPASLFLAMFQSRHAKDLALLDISESVLIYLGFERSELLCKSWYGLLHPEDLAHASAQHYRLLAESGDIQAEMVVRLQAKPGGWAWIYCLLYSEGPEGPITANNYPISDTEAWSLRQQLNSENTQAAYVLGTPTMLSSFPENIISQEQCSSPNPLFPPALGAPRSTSFSRAPELSAASTSEELPQSQKELGFSYLPFPSGPEPSLQADLSKDLVCTPPYTPHQPGGCAFLFSLHEPFQTHLSTPSSSLQEQLTPSTATFSDQLTPSSATFPDPLMSPLQGRLTESSARSYEDQLTPCTSAFPDQLLPSTATFPEPLGSPAHEQLTPPSTAFQAHLNSPSQTFPEQLSPNPTKTYFTQEGCSFLYEKLPPSPSSPGNGDCTLLALAQLRGPLSVDVPLVPEGLLTPEASPVKQSFFHYSEKEQNEIDRLIQQISQLAQGMDRPFSAEAGTGGLEPLGGLEPLDSNLSLPGAGPPVLSLDLKPWKCQELDFLADPDNIFLEETPVEDIFMDLSTPDPNGEWSSGDPEAAVPEGASSPCNNLSPEDHSFLEDLATYETAFETGVSAFPYDGFTDELHQLQSQVQDSFHEDGSGGEPTF